One segment of Gemmatimonadota bacterium DNA contains the following:
- a CDS encoding alpha-glucosidase C-terminal domain-containing protein yields MHRFPLRFLALLTLLTACAREPAPPAAATPDLAAPAWAADAIWYQVFVERFRNGDPVNDPTLEDIRSFSPDPAPAGWQVTPWTADWYRQEPWARATGKDFYGTAQWRRYGGDLQGLLDRLDYLQALGITALYLNPINDAPSLHKYDAAHYQHVDRNFGPDPRGDAARMAAEDFGDPASWGWTAADSLFLRLVAEVHRRGMRIILDYSWNHTGVNFPAWQDLVAKQRASRYADWYEVQQFDDPATPDTNEFRYRGWVGVPSLPEWKKVGRPEGRTHGAIEGNLVPEVRELVYAVSRRWLDPNGDGDPSDGIDGFRLDVAEMVPLGFWRDYRRFVRSINPEAYLVGEVWFEDWPRMYDPAPWLQGDVFDAVMHYRWFAPTRSFLAQAEPALTPSGYAHALDSIARGIPPAHYRAMMNLTASHDTPRFSTSLYNPGVFKFRVTPRDNPAYRLGRPDARTRQLQVQVLVQQFTWTGAPHIWNGDEVGMWGADDPDERKPMLWADLTYEDEAADPLGRTRRRDPVAADTALLRTYRELIALRKAHLRLWVDGATRWLVTDDRRGVLAYGRTLAGEEAIVAFNASDVAVEIAVPAAGDYRAIFPVEDKVVTVSDSLRGVLPAHGARVWVRE; encoded by the coding sequence GTGCATCGGTTTCCCCTCCGTTTCCTTGCCCTGCTGACCCTGCTCACGGCCTGCGCCCGCGAGCCCGCGCCCCCGGCCGCCGCGACGCCCGATCTCGCCGCGCCCGCCTGGGCCGCCGACGCTATCTGGTACCAGGTCTTCGTGGAGCGATTCCGCAATGGCGACCCGGTGAACGACCCGACGCTGGAGGACATCCGGAGCTTCTCCCCCGATCCGGCGCCGGCCGGCTGGCAGGTGACGCCGTGGACCGCGGACTGGTACCGCCAGGAGCCGTGGGCCCGGGCCACCGGGAAGGACTTCTATGGCACGGCCCAGTGGCGCCGGTACGGCGGCGACCTGCAGGGCCTCCTCGACCGGCTCGACTACCTGCAGGCCCTCGGCATCACCGCGCTCTACCTCAACCCGATCAACGACGCGCCCTCGCTGCACAAGTACGACGCGGCGCACTACCAGCACGTGGACCGCAACTTCGGCCCCGACCCGCGCGGCGACGCGGCGCGGATGGCGGCCGAGGACTTCGGCGACCCGGCCAGCTGGGGGTGGACCGCGGCGGACAGCCTCTTCCTCAGGCTTGTGGCGGAGGTGCACCGGCGGGGGATGCGGATCATCCTCGACTACTCGTGGAACCACACGGGCGTCAACTTCCCCGCGTGGCAGGACCTGGTCGCGAAGCAGCGCGCCTCACGCTACGCCGACTGGTACGAGGTGCAGCAGTTCGATGATCCGGCCACCCCCGACACCAACGAGTTCCGCTACCGTGGCTGGGTCGGCGTGCCCTCGCTCCCGGAGTGGAAGAAGGTGGGGCGCCCGGAGGGCCGGACCCATGGCGCCATCGAGGGCAACCTCGTGCCGGAGGTGCGGGAGCTGGTCTACGCCGTGAGCCGGCGGTGGCTCGACCCCAACGGCGATGGCGATCCGTCCGATGGGATCGACGGGTTCCGGCTGGACGTCGCGGAAATGGTGCCGCTGGGATTCTGGCGCGACTACCGGCGCTTCGTGCGGAGCATCAATCCCGAGGCGTACCTGGTGGGCGAAGTCTGGTTCGAGGACTGGCCCCGGATGTACGACCCCGCCCCGTGGCTCCAGGGTGACGTCTTCGACGCGGTGATGCACTATCGGTGGTTCGCGCCGACCCGGAGCTTTCTGGCCCAGGCCGAACCCGCGCTGACCCCGTCGGGCTACGCGCACGCGCTGGACTCCATTGCCCGCGGGATCCCCCCGGCCCACTACCGGGCCATGATGAACCTCACGGCCAGTCACGACACGCCGCGGTTCAGCACCTCGCTCTACAATCCCGGCGTGTTCAAGTTCCGGGTCACCCCGCGCGACAACCCCGCCTACCGGTTGGGGCGCCCCGACGCCCGGACCCGGCAGCTCCAGGTTCAGGTCCTCGTGCAGCAGTTCACCTGGACCGGCGCGCCGCACATCTGGAACGGCGACGAGGTGGGCATGTGGGGCGCGGACGATCCCGACGAGCGGAAGCCGATGCTCTGGGCGGACCTCACCTACGAGGACGAGGCAGCGGACCCGCTGGGCCGGACGCGACGTCGCGATCCCGTGGCGGCGGACACCGCGCTGCTCCGCACCTACCGGGAGCTGATTGCCCTCCGGAAGGCGCACCTCCGCCTGTGGGTGGACGGCGCCACGCGATGGCTGGTCACCGACGATCGGCGTGGCGTGCTGGCGTATGGCCGGACCCTGGCAGGCGAGGAGGCCATCGTGGCGTTCAACGCCTCGGACGTGGCCGTGGAGATCGCCGTGCCGGCCGCCGGGGACTACCGGGCGATCTTTCCGGTGGAGGACAAGGTCGTGACGGTGAGCGATTCCCTCCGGGGAGTGCTGCCGGCCCACGGGGCGCGGGTGTGGGTGCGGGAGTAG
- a CDS encoding alpha-amylase: MAPRLPTLGLILAGAALTTACQRPARPAAEPATTVPATTPAAARYWNSATIYFLLTDRFANGDTANDHALGRTRDGALLRNFDGGDLAGVRQRIESGYFDSLGVTALWLTPFVEQIHGSVDEGTGKTYGYHGYWARDWTAVDPALGTREELKALVDAAHQRGIRVLMDAVINHPGPVTPQDPAWPADWVRTEPQCRYDSYASTTDCTLVPTLPDIRTDRDSAVALPPALADKWRAEGRLAQEEAGLEAFFRRTGYPRAPRYYLIKWLTDWVRDFGFDGYRLDTAKHFGEAVSAELKREASLAYEDWKRAHPAEVLDSLPFYMVGEVYGYGPGGGRAYDFGDRTVDYFAFGFDALINFAFKAEAHGSLDSLYTRYASALQGGDLAGVALLNYVSSHDDGGPYDPAREDPLGAGTRLLLAPGGAQVYYGDELARPLQVPGANGDANLRSPMNWPDLASGGRAATTLEHWRRLGRFRRAHPAVGAGAHQTLQASPFIFSRTLDADRVLVALDQPAGRKTIQVFGLFADGTTLTDGYSGQQATVTGGTVTLTTPDRLLLLSR, translated from the coding sequence ATGGCACCCCGGCTTCCCACCCTCGGCCTGATCCTCGCCGGGGCCGCGCTCACGACGGCGTGCCAGCGCCCGGCCCGGCCCGCGGCCGAGCCCGCAACGACCGTGCCCGCCACCACGCCCGCGGCTGCGCGGTACTGGAACAGCGCCACCATCTACTTCCTGCTCACGGATCGCTTTGCCAACGGGGATACGGCCAACGACCATGCCCTCGGCCGCACCCGGGACGGGGCGCTGCTCCGCAACTTCGACGGGGGCGACCTCGCGGGGGTGCGGCAGCGCATCGAGTCGGGATACTTCGACAGCCTCGGCGTCACGGCTCTGTGGCTCACGCCCTTCGTGGAGCAGATCCACGGCAGCGTCGACGAGGGCACGGGAAAGACCTACGGCTACCACGGCTACTGGGCCCGCGACTGGACCGCGGTGGATCCGGCGCTCGGCACCCGGGAGGAACTCAAGGCGCTGGTCGACGCCGCCCACCAGCGCGGCATCCGGGTGCTCATGGACGCGGTGATCAACCACCCCGGCCCCGTCACGCCGCAGGACCCCGCGTGGCCCGCCGACTGGGTCCGCACAGAGCCGCAGTGCAGGTATGACAGCTACGCCAGCACCACCGACTGCACCCTGGTGCCCACGCTGCCGGACATCCGCACCGACCGCGACTCCGCGGTGGCGCTGCCGCCGGCCCTCGCGGACAAGTGGCGCGCGGAGGGACGGCTTGCCCAGGAGGAGGCGGGGCTCGAGGCCTTCTTCCGCCGGACCGGATACCCGCGCGCGCCGCGATACTACCTGATCAAGTGGCTGACCGACTGGGTGCGGGACTTTGGCTTCGACGGCTACCGGCTCGACACCGCCAAGCACTTCGGGGAGGCGGTGAGCGCAGAGCTCAAGCGGGAGGCCTCGCTGGCCTACGAGGACTGGAAACGCGCGCACCCGGCGGAGGTGCTCGACAGCCTGCCGTTCTACATGGTGGGCGAGGTCTACGGCTACGGGCCCGGCGGGGGGCGGGCGTACGACTTCGGCGACCGGACGGTGGACTACTTCGCCTTCGGGTTCGACGCGCTGATCAACTTTGCCTTCAAGGCGGAGGCACACGGTTCGCTGGATTCGCTGTACACCCGTTACGCCAGCGCGCTGCAGGGAGGGGACCTGGCCGGCGTGGCCCTGCTCAACTACGTGAGCTCGCATGACGATGGCGGGCCCTATGACCCGGCGCGGGAAGACCCGCTCGGCGCCGGCACCCGGCTGCTGCTGGCCCCGGGCGGCGCGCAGGTCTACTACGGCGATGAGCTGGCGCGACCGCTGCAGGTGCCGGGCGCCAACGGCGACGCCAACCTCCGCTCTCCGATGAACTGGCCCGACCTGGCCAGCGGCGGGCGCGCTGCCACGACCCTGGAGCACTGGCGCCGGCTGGGCCGGTTCCGCCGCGCGCACCCCGCCGTGGGCGCCGGGGCGCACCAGACGCTGCAGGCGTCCCCGTTCATCTTCAGCCGCACCCTCGACGCCGACCGGGTGCTGGTGGCGCTGGACCAGCCCGCGGGTCGCAAGACGATCCAGGTCTTCGGCCTCTTTGCCGATGGGACCACGCTGACGGATGGCTACTCCGGCCAGCAGGCGACGGTCACGGGCGGCACGGTCACCCTCACCACCCCGGACCGGCTCCTCCTGCTCTCCCGGTAG
- a CDS encoding GxxExxY protein — translation MSLVEHDTNHLSQATIGAAIEVHRHLGPGLLESSYQACLGRELELRGISYEREVVLPLEYKGERLAKCYVIDLVVGGTLLVEIKAVERLMPIHTAQLITYLRLKGLSAGLLVNFHVEQLVRGVRRVLL, via the coding sequence ATGAGCCTGGTCGAGCATGACACCAACCACCTGAGCCAGGCCACCATCGGTGCCGCCATCGAGGTGCACCGTCACCTGGGGCCGGGGCTCCTCGAATCCAGCTACCAGGCGTGTCTCGGCCGTGAGCTGGAGCTGCGGGGTATCAGCTACGAGCGCGAGGTCGTGCTGCCGCTCGAGTACAAGGGTGAGCGGCTCGCCAAGTGCTACGTGATCGACCTGGTGGTGGGCGGGACGCTGCTGGTCGAGATCAAGGCGGTCGAGCGGCTGATGCCGATCCACACCGCCCAGCTGATCACCTACCTGCGGCTCAAGGGACTGTCGGCGGGGCTCCTGGTCAACTTCCACGTGGAGCAGCTGGTCCGCGGGGTCCGGAGGGTTCTCCTGTAG
- a CDS encoding CoA transferase, whose product MTTESTAQDAAPAGGTLPLAGIRVLDLSRLVAGNMLTLLLGDFGADVVKVEDPGTGDALREWKAANGESLFWKVYARNKRSLTLDLRLPEGRALLLRLVEKADVLVESFKFGTLEKMGCGPDQLLARNSKLIIVRISGFGQTGPYRTRPGFGTLIEAMSGFAAKTGFPGHPPVLPNVALADMVAGTYGAFAVVTAVRAREQHGAAGQVVDLSLLEPLISIVGPDAAVYQRTGEIPIRIGSRLQVSAPRNVYHTRDGRFLAVSASMQPMFERLMEAIGKPELIRDRRFRTNSDRIAHVDELDRIIDGFICARTLEENVTFFEAAGITAAPVYDVSQLVADEHILAREVFVDVPDPKLGTIKMHNVTPRLTGTPGQIRTPAPELGEHTAALFAELGIDAAGLEELRAQHVI is encoded by the coding sequence ATGACGACCGAATCGACCGCCCAGGACGCCGCGCCCGCCGGGGGCACGCTGCCGCTGGCCGGCATCCGGGTGCTGGACCTCTCCCGCCTGGTGGCCGGGAACATGCTGACGCTGCTGCTCGGGGACTTCGGGGCCGACGTGGTCAAGGTCGAGGACCCCGGCACCGGCGACGCGCTGCGCGAGTGGAAGGCGGCCAACGGCGAGAGCCTCTTCTGGAAGGTCTACGCGCGCAACAAGCGCAGCCTCACCCTGGACCTGCGGCTTCCCGAGGGCCGGGCGCTGCTGCTGCGGCTGGTGGAGAAGGCCGACGTGCTGGTGGAGAGCTTCAAGTTCGGCACGCTGGAGAAGATGGGCTGCGGCCCGGACCAGCTGCTGGCGCGCAACTCGAAGCTGATCATCGTGCGGATCTCGGGCTTCGGGCAGACCGGGCCCTACCGCACCCGCCCGGGCTTCGGGACGCTGATCGAGGCGATGTCGGGCTTCGCGGCCAAGACCGGCTTCCCCGGGCATCCGCCGGTGCTCCCCAACGTGGCCCTGGCTGACATGGTGGCCGGCACCTACGGCGCCTTCGCGGTGGTCACCGCCGTGCGGGCCCGGGAGCAGCACGGCGCGGCCGGGCAGGTGGTGGACCTCTCGCTGCTGGAGCCGCTCATCTCGATCGTGGGCCCCGACGCCGCGGTGTACCAGCGCACCGGAGAGATCCCGATCCGGATCGGCTCCCGCCTGCAGGTGAGCGCGCCCCGCAACGTCTACCACACGCGGGATGGGCGATTCCTGGCCGTCTCCGCCTCGATGCAGCCGATGTTCGAGCGGCTCATGGAGGCGATCGGCAAGCCGGAGCTCATCCGCGACCGCCGCTTCCGCACCAACTCCGACCGCATCGCGCACGTCGACGAGCTGGACCGGATCATCGACGGCTTCATCTGCGCCCGCACGCTGGAGGAGAACGTGACCTTCTTCGAGGCCGCCGGCATCACCGCCGCGCCGGTGTATGACGTGAGCCAGCTGGTGGCCGACGAGCACATCCTGGCGCGCGAGGTCTTCGTGGATGTCCCCGACCCGAAGCTCGGCACCATCAAGATGCACAACGTCACGCCGCGGCTGACCGGCACGCCCGGCCAGATCCGCACCCCCGCCCCGGAGCTGGGCGAGCACACCGCCGCGCTCTTCGCGGAGCTGGGTATCGACGCCGCGGGCCTCGAGGAGCTCCGGGCCCAGCACGTGATCTGA
- a CDS encoding ZIP family metal transporter — translation MLGLPVLWVVFLSALVTALATGLGALPFRFITELSGRTVAAANAIAAGLMLGASLGLLAEGVHHGPTRTFVGAATGVLFILVTQWLLKGHEIEFASLTGAGARRMLLLVVVMTVHSFAEGVAVGVSFGGGQSLAIAITVALAIHNIPEGLAITAVMRPRGISLWACAGWSILSSLPQPLMALPAYLLVERVRPALPVGLGFAAGAMVYMVLIEILPEAYDAAESRTIALLVGATTVAMLLFQQYI, via the coding sequence ATGCTGGGGCTGCCGGTGCTGTGGGTGGTCTTCCTGAGCGCCCTGGTGACCGCGCTGGCCACCGGGCTGGGCGCCCTCCCGTTCCGGTTCATCACGGAGCTCTCCGGGCGGACCGTCGCGGCGGCCAACGCGATCGCGGCGGGCCTGATGCTCGGGGCCAGTCTGGGCCTGCTGGCGGAGGGGGTGCATCACGGACCCACCCGCACGTTCGTGGGGGCCGCGACGGGGGTGCTCTTCATCCTCGTGACCCAGTGGCTGCTCAAGGGCCACGAGATCGAGTTTGCCTCGCTCACGGGGGCCGGGGCTCGGCGGATGCTGCTGCTGGTGGTGGTGATGACCGTGCACTCCTTTGCCGAGGGGGTGGCGGTGGGGGTGTCCTTCGGCGGCGGGCAATCGCTGGCGATCGCGATCACGGTGGCGCTCGCCATCCACAATATTCCCGAGGGCCTGGCGATCACCGCCGTGATGCGGCCCCGGGGCATCTCGCTGTGGGCGTGCGCGGGGTGGTCCATCCTCTCGTCCCTGCCGCAGCCGCTCATGGCCCTGCCGGCCTACCTGCTGGTGGAGCGGGTGCGGCCGGCGCTGCCGGTGGGGCTCGGCTTCGCCGCCGGAGCCATGGTGTACATGGTCCTCATCGAGATCCTCCCCGAGGCGTACGACGCCGCCGAGAGCCGCACGATCGCCCTGCTGGTGGGGGCCACCACGGTGGCGATGCTGCTGTTCCAGCAGTACATCTAG